In Paeniglutamicibacter kerguelensis, one genomic interval encodes:
- a CDS encoding dihydrolipoyl dehydrogenase family protein — MEEIFDVAIIGMGPGGEVAADRLIAAGKKVVVFESELIGGECAYWACVPSKTILRGSELRDEAKHGAGVSGITLNWQQAREYRDYMARHLDDSAEAEGYLRRGAQVVRARAVIAGPGRIQADGREYLTDHIIVATGTAPIFPSFPGSDQITAWGNRELYTLAELPQSVAIVGGSAVALETATFLAGFGVGVTLLNRSRRLLGREEPEVAALAEAYLRESGVDVRMNGSIAKGRAEGGRSVLTLGDGNELAVDAVVFATGRTPRTEGLGISLAGGLLDDKGYMQVDEHCRSSEGLWAVGDVTGIMPFTHVAKYQGRIVADCILGKERNAGYGGIPRVVFANPEIAAVGLTREQADLIDLETEAVSVNLPETIARPWTYEQNPRGDLGILIDRRQQVMIGAWAVAPQASEWIHQAALAIRTHIPLSVLRDQVPQFPSYNEAYLVALDKLEHSG; from the coding sequence GTGGAGGAAATATTCGATGTTGCCATCATCGGCATGGGCCCCGGCGGGGAAGTTGCCGCCGACAGGCTGATCGCCGCCGGCAAGAAGGTTGTGGTTTTTGAGTCGGAGCTCATTGGGGGTGAGTGCGCCTATTGGGCCTGCGTCCCCTCCAAGACGATCCTGCGGGGGTCGGAACTCCGGGACGAAGCCAAGCATGGTGCCGGTGTCTCTGGCATCACACTCAACTGGCAGCAAGCCCGGGAATACCGCGACTACATGGCCAGGCATCTGGATGACAGCGCCGAGGCCGAGGGCTACCTGCGGCGTGGAGCACAGGTTGTCCGCGCGAGAGCCGTCATTGCGGGGCCCGGCCGCATCCAGGCCGACGGCCGGGAATACCTGACCGACCACATCATCGTCGCCACCGGAACCGCGCCGATATTCCCTTCCTTCCCGGGGTCGGACCAAATCACCGCATGGGGCAACCGCGAGCTGTACACGCTCGCGGAGCTGCCGCAATCGGTGGCCATTGTGGGCGGAAGCGCCGTTGCACTGGAAACCGCCACATTTCTGGCCGGATTCGGAGTGGGTGTCACGCTGCTCAATAGGAGCCGGCGCCTGCTGGGCCGCGAGGAGCCCGAGGTCGCTGCGCTCGCCGAAGCCTATCTGCGGGAGTCGGGGGTGGATGTGCGCATGAACGGCTCGATCGCCAAGGGGCGAGCCGAGGGAGGGCGAAGCGTGCTGACGCTGGGTGACGGAAACGAACTGGCCGTGGACGCCGTCGTCTTCGCCACCGGACGGACCCCGCGCACCGAGGGGCTGGGCATCTCACTCGCCGGAGGCCTGCTGGACGACAAGGGATACATGCAGGTGGATGAGCACTGTCGATCGTCCGAAGGACTCTGGGCGGTGGGTGACGTCACCGGAATCATGCCCTTTACGCATGTCGCCAAATACCAGGGCCGCATCGTAGCCGATTGCATCCTGGGGAAGGAGCGAAACGCCGGCTATGGAGGAATCCCGCGGGTGGTGTTCGCGAACCCGGAAATCGCAGCGGTCGGACTCACGCGGGAGCAGGCCGACCTGATCGACCTCGAGACCGAAGCCGTCAGTGTGAACCTGCCCGAAACCATTGCCCGGCCATGGACATACGAACAAAACCCGCGAGGGGACCTGGGCATCCTGATTGACCGGCGGCAACAAGTCATGATTGGCGCCTGGGCGGTGGCGCCGCAAGCCAGCGAATGGATCCACCAGGCGGCCCTCGCCATTAGAACGCACATCCCGCTTTCGGTCCTGCGTGACCAGGTCCCGCAATTCCCCAGCTACAACGAGGCCTACCTCGTGGCGCTCGACAAGCTCGAGCACTCCGGATAG
- a CDS encoding helix-turn-helix domain-containing protein encodes MDSVSAIAASIRAARKKTGLTQADLAELAEVLERTVRAMETATGNPSPRAVISVLGVLGLRLTVAR; translated from the coding sequence ATGGACAGCGTTTCGGCCATAGCCGCCAGCATTCGTGCTGCGCGCAAGAAGACCGGGCTCACCCAAGCCGACCTGGCCGAGCTTGCCGAGGTCTTGGAACGAACGGTACGCGCCATGGAAACGGCCACGGGCAATCCTTCGCCGCGGGCGGTTATTTCCGTGCTTGGTGTCCTGGGGCTCAGGCTGACGGTCGCGCGATGA
- a CDS encoding carboxymuconolactone decarboxylase family protein yields METRVNLSKSDPAAYAALLAMNKAASEAAQAADLDPKLCELIKIRASQLNGCSYCLRMHTRDALKLGESSDRLAVLPAWRESEYFTAVERAALALSESITLVSVDQVPRDTYTMASSVLTDAQVSAVAWLSAAINMFNRVAITSRYRVAP; encoded by the coding sequence TGAACCTCAGTAAGTCCGATCCTGCCGCCTACGCGGCGTTGCTGGCCATGAACAAGGCTGCAAGCGAGGCCGCCCAGGCGGCCGATCTCGACCCGAAGTTGTGTGAACTCATCAAGATCCGGGCCTCCCAGCTCAACGGGTGCAGCTATTGCCTGCGCATGCACACCCGTGATGCATTGAAGTTGGGCGAAAGCAGCGACCGATTGGCGGTGCTGCCTGCATGGCGCGAATCGGAGTATTTCACCGCGGTCGAGCGTGCGGCCTTGGCATTGAGTGAATCCATCACCTTGGTTTCGGTGGACCAGGTCCCCCGCGACACCTACACGATGGCCTCGTCGGTCCTCACCGATGCACAAGTGTCTGCGGTGGCGTGGCTCAGTGCCGCGATCAACATGTTCAACCGCGTGGCAATCACCAGCAGGTACCGGGTAGCACCGTAA
- a CDS encoding DNA polymerase III subunit alpha produces MPTGFTHLHVASAFSAHYGVSWPEDLVQAALADGADALAITDRDGLYGSIKHLKACIKHGMDPILGVDLATLEPARQTNDGKTRNPLRVSGRIIILAKGHGNGAGYKALCRLVSAAHQPTTPHGIRKQHIGITPGELATHALDPTGEPLLTILLGPNSDVGLATQHHRYDQARTRIHRWRTLLGERTLRVEIVTHLNNPGERLSTAHAIRMLRCAETANIAPILTNAVRYAEPDGAATADVLDSARALTSLETLNDIQPNGQGWLKTTRHMRHLAAEIAREATSHRIGTTLLQNTSALADWARLDPVNDTGWGIPIVPEAHIIGITGEPNRELAARAEAGIGRLIPGESNNPLMRQRLGEELSTIADLGFAPYFLTVAEVSDMITHMGIRSAARGSGASSLVNYLTGISQVNPITHDLLFERFLSRDRATLPDIDIDVESAQRHNIYQKIFTRFGADRVSLMSMQNGYRARGAVRDAGTALGMEEEDIDVIAKQLWRFSASSFRDALNEKPELAPFADRLGTEKQLDLLVDLTERLDRLPRHISMHPCGVILSNNTLLDRTPVQPSGLNLPMSQYDKHDMDPMGLLKLDVLGVRMQSAITYALAEIQRIHPSAQAVAKAGGHQGKHPGEIPAYIKPNGTIDLALVPLDDKPTFELIRSTHTLGCFQIESPGQRELIGKLAPRDFNDLIIDISLFRPGPMKSNMVKPYLENRHGFAPEKYPHPNLRPALAETHGVTVFHEQVLRIFDVMTGCGLAKADVYRRLLGSASEPRVEAFFRSAAQGRDYPLEVIDEVWQTLAAFGSFGFCKAHGAAFAVPTYQSAWLKAHHPEAFLAGIWEHDPGMYPKRLLVAEARRMGIKILPLDINRSAAGYRVERLEGLLPPAQLPVVPRAAGAMLPGRFGIRLSLRGIRGVSEREVKRVVAGQPYESIADVRMRSGLTRTSLNHFAALGAFDALQRTAGRGNRADLVAHLRGGAHKPLPQRHRPIPGQLALPMGDLDLSTMAIGAPETPLDEVVRTELDLLSLDVSAHLMESHTPLLDSLGVSRAEDLLAMRNGTEVLVAGVRVATQTPPMRGGRRVVFISVDDGTGCVDATFFHEAQQRCGPLLFSTRLLLIHGLTRRTGPRGISLQALKAWDLSQKGTLPAPGYLEDPSRARDGRGIGTGAKAPLRGRGKSLAQTMADEGLDQRGYLGA; encoded by the coding sequence ATGCCCACGGGTTTCACCCACCTGCATGTTGCCTCCGCCTTCAGCGCGCACTACGGAGTTTCTTGGCCCGAGGACCTTGTCCAGGCGGCGCTCGCCGACGGTGCCGACGCACTGGCCATCACCGACCGCGACGGACTCTACGGAAGCATCAAACACCTCAAGGCCTGCATCAAGCACGGGATGGACCCCATCCTGGGGGTGGACCTGGCAACCCTCGAACCCGCCCGCCAGACAAACGACGGCAAGACACGCAACCCCCTGCGCGTCTCCGGGCGAATCATCATCCTGGCCAAGGGACACGGCAACGGAGCCGGCTACAAGGCCCTCTGCCGCCTAGTCTCCGCCGCACACCAACCAACAACACCCCACGGGATACGCAAACAACACATAGGCATCACCCCCGGGGAACTGGCAACCCATGCCCTCGACCCCACGGGGGAACCACTGCTCACCATCCTGCTGGGACCAAACTCCGACGTGGGCCTGGCAACCCAACACCACCGCTACGACCAGGCCCGCACCCGCATCCACCGATGGCGCACACTCCTGGGGGAGAGAACACTACGGGTAGAGATCGTCACCCACCTGAACAACCCCGGGGAACGGCTCAGCACCGCACACGCCATCCGCATGCTCCGCTGCGCAGAAACGGCAAACATCGCCCCCATCCTCACCAACGCCGTCAGATACGCCGAACCCGACGGCGCGGCAACCGCGGACGTCCTGGACTCCGCACGTGCACTCACCTCCCTCGAAACCCTCAACGACATCCAACCCAACGGACAAGGCTGGCTCAAGACCACAAGGCACATGCGCCACCTCGCCGCGGAAATCGCCCGCGAGGCAACAAGCCACCGGATAGGGACAACACTCCTGCAAAACACCTCGGCGCTCGCCGACTGGGCACGCCTCGACCCCGTCAATGACACCGGATGGGGAATACCCATAGTGCCCGAAGCCCACATCATCGGCATCACCGGCGAACCCAACCGGGAACTTGCCGCACGCGCGGAAGCCGGCATCGGCAGGCTCATCCCCGGGGAGAGCAACAACCCCCTGATGCGCCAACGCCTAGGGGAAGAACTAAGTACCATCGCAGACCTCGGCTTCGCCCCCTACTTCCTCACCGTCGCGGAAGTCAGCGACATGATCACCCACATGGGCATACGCTCCGCCGCACGCGGCTCCGGAGCCTCATCGCTGGTCAACTACCTCACCGGCATCAGCCAGGTAAACCCCATCACCCACGACCTGCTCTTCGAACGCTTCCTCTCCCGCGACCGTGCCACCCTGCCGGACATAGACATAGACGTCGAATCCGCCCAACGCCACAACATCTACCAAAAAATCTTCACCCGCTTCGGCGCCGACCGCGTCAGCCTCATGAGCATGCAAAACGGCTACCGCGCCAGGGGAGCGGTACGCGACGCCGGAACGGCCCTCGGCATGGAGGAAGAAGACATAGACGTCATCGCCAAACAGCTCTGGCGCTTCTCCGCCTCATCCTTCCGCGACGCCCTGAACGAAAAACCCGAACTCGCACCCTTCGCCGACCGCCTCGGCACCGAAAAGCAACTCGACCTGCTCGTGGACCTCACCGAACGCCTCGACCGGCTGCCAAGACACATCTCCATGCACCCCTGCGGAGTCATCCTCTCCAACAACACACTCCTGGACCGGACACCCGTCCAACCCAGCGGACTGAACCTCCCCATGAGCCAATACGACAAACACGACATGGATCCCATGGGACTGCTCAAGCTCGACGTCCTGGGGGTACGCATGCAATCGGCCATCACCTACGCGCTCGCCGAAATCCAACGCATCCACCCCAGCGCACAAGCAGTCGCCAAAGCGGGGGGACACCAAGGCAAACACCCGGGGGAAATCCCCGCCTACATCAAACCCAACGGAACCATCGACCTGGCCCTCGTCCCGCTCGACGACAAACCCACCTTCGAACTCATCCGCTCCACCCACACCCTCGGCTGCTTCCAGATCGAATCACCCGGACAACGCGAACTCATCGGCAAACTCGCCCCCCGCGACTTCAACGACCTCATCATCGACATCTCCCTCTTCCGCCCCGGACCCATGAAATCCAACATGGTCAAGCCCTACCTGGAAAACCGCCACGGATTCGCACCCGAAAAATATCCCCACCCAAACCTGAGACCCGCGCTCGCCGAGACCCACGGGGTCACCGTCTTCCATGAGCAGGTGCTGCGGATCTTCGACGTGATGACCGGTTGCGGGCTGGCCAAGGCCGATGTCTACCGCCGGCTGCTGGGAAGCGCATCGGAACCCCGGGTCGAGGCCTTCTTCCGTTCCGCAGCCCAGGGCCGCGACTACCCGCTGGAAGTCATTGACGAGGTCTGGCAGACGCTTGCGGCCTTCGGCTCCTTCGGGTTCTGCAAGGCCCACGGGGCGGCCTTCGCCGTGCCCACCTACCAGTCGGCCTGGCTGAAGGCCCACCACCCGGAGGCGTTCCTCGCCGGGATCTGGGAACACGACCCTGGCATGTACCCCAAGCGCCTGCTGGTGGCCGAGGCCCGGCGCATGGGAATCAAAATCCTGCCGCTGGACATCAACCGCTCGGCGGCCGGCTACCGGGTGGAAAGGCTGGAGGGGCTGCTGCCGCCGGCGCAGCTGCCGGTGGTTCCCCGGGCCGCCGGTGCCATGCTGCCCGGGCGTTTCGGGATCAGGCTGTCGCTGCGCGGGATCCGCGGGGTCTCGGAGCGCGAGGTCAAGCGGGTCGTCGCCGGCCAGCCCTACGAATCGATCGCCGACGTGCGGATGCGCTCGGGGCTCACCCGCACCTCGCTGAACCACTTCGCCGCCCTGGGCGCCTTCGACGCGTTGCAGCGCACGGCCGGGCGGGGAAACCGCGCGGACCTGGTCGCCCACCTGCGCGGCGGGGCGCACAAGCCGTTGCCGCAACGCCACCGCCCGATTCCCGGGCAGCTCGCCCTGCCGATGGGGGACCTGGACCTTTCCACCATGGCCATCGGCGCCCCGGAGACGCCACTGGATGAGGTGGTGCGCACCGAGCTGGATCTGCTGAGCCTCGATGTCAGTGCACACCTGATGGAATCCCACACCCCGCTGCTGGACTCGCTGGGCGTCTCGCGCGCCGAGGACCTGCTGGCGATGCGCAACGGCACCGAGGTCCTGGTGGCCGGGGTCAGGGTCGCCACGCAGACCCCGCCCATGCGCGGCGGCCGGCGGGTGGTCTTCATTTCGGTCGACGACGGCACCGGCTGCGTGGATGCCACGTTCTTCCACGAGGCGCAGCAGCGCTGCGGCCCGCTGCTCTTCTCCACCCGGTTGCTGCTGATCCACGGGTTGACCCGGCGCACCGGACCACGGGGAATCAGCCTGCAGGCACTGAAGGCCTGGGACCTGTCGCAGAAGGGCACGTTGCCGGCGCCGGGATACCTGGAAGACCCGAGTCGGGCCCGGGACGGGCGAGGCATCGGCACGGGCGCGAAGGCGCCGTTGCGGGGGCGGGGGAAATCATTGGCGCAAACCATGGCCGACGAGGGGCTGGACCAGCGCGGTTATCTGGGGGCCTGA
- a CDS encoding glyoxalase superfamily protein produces MDWKLELVFVPVSDVDRAKDFYVNKVGFNADFDERPNESIRFVQLTPPGSACSICIGEGLTDAAPGTAPNMQMVVSDIQAAHDQLAANGVEVSEIDVQDWGSFVYFADPDGNKWAVQYIPQRPNG; encoded by the coding sequence ATGGATTGGAAACTAGAACTGGTATTTGTTCCCGTGTCCGATGTCGACCGGGCCAAGGACTTCTATGTAAACAAGGTGGGATTCAACGCGGACTTCGATGAGCGACCCAATGAGTCGATTCGGTTTGTCCAGCTGACCCCGCCCGGCTCGGCCTGTTCGATCTGCATCGGAGAGGGACTGACCGACGCCGCACCGGGAACGGCACCAAACATGCAAATGGTGGTCAGCGACATCCAGGCCGCACACGACCAGCTTGCGGCCAACGGCGTTGAGGTCAGCGAGATCGACGTCCAGGACTGGGGGAGCTTTGTGTACTTCGCCGACCCGGATGGCAACAAGTGGGCGGTGCAATACATCCCGCAGCGTCCCAACGGCTGA